The following DNA comes from Microcella sp..
GCTCGCCGAGCATCCTGAAGCGGGCTTCGTGCCGGCCACCGACTACAAGGAGTTCGCGGCCGCGCTGCAGAAGCCGCGCACCGCACTCATCATGGTCAAGGCCGGCCGCGGCACCGACGCCGTCATCGACGAGCTTGTGCAGGTCTTCGAGCCCGGCGACATCATCGTCGACGGCGGCAACGCGCTCTTCACCGACACCATCCGCCGCGAGAAGGCCGTGCGCGAGACGGGCATCAACTTTGTCGGCGCTGGCATCTCGGGCGGTGAGGAGGGCGCCCTGCTCGGCCCCTCGATCATGCCCGGCGGCTCGGCAGAGGCCTGGGTCACCCTCAAGCCGATTCTCGAGTCGATCGCCGCGGTCGCCGAGGGCGAGCCCTGCGTCACGCACGTCGGCACCGACGGTGCTGGGCACTTCGTCAAAATGATCCACAACGGCATCGAGTACGCCGACATGCAGCTCATCGCCGAGGCCTACGACCTGCTACGTCGCGTCGGCGGGCTTTCACCCGCCGAGATCGCCGACGTGTTCGCCGAGTGGAACACCGGTGAGCTCGAGAGCTACCTCATCGAGATCACCGCCGAGGTGCTGCGCCAGGTGGATGCGACGACCGGCCAGCCGCTCGTCGACGTCATTCTCGACCAGGCCGGTGCCAAGGGCACCGGCGCGTGGACAGTGCAGACCGCGCTCGACCTCGGCGTTCCCGTGTCGGGCATCGCCGAAGCCGTGTTCGCCCGTTCGCTTTCGTCGAAGCCCGCCCAGCGCGCTGCTGCGCAGGCGTTGCCCGGCGGGGCCGAGAACTGGACGGTGTCAGACCGTGATGCCTTCATCGAAGACGTGCGCCGCGCACTCTACGCCTCGAAGATCATTGCCTACAGCCAAGGCTTCGACGCGATCGTCGCGGGCGCTGAAGAGTTCGGCTGGGAGATCAAGAAGGGCGAGATCGCGAAGATCTGGCGCGCGGGCTGCATCATTCGCGCGCGCTTCTTGAACCGCATCACCGAGGCCTACGCCGCTGACCCCGCGCTTGTCGCACTCGTCACGGCGCCGTACTTCGCCGACGCCGTCTCGGGCTCGCTGCCCTCGTGGCGCCGCATCGTCGCCGGAGCCGCGCTCGCAGGTATTCCGACCCCCGCATTCGCCTCGTCGCTCTCGTACTTCGACGGGCTGCGCGCCGACCGCCTGCCCGCCGCCCTCATCCAGGGCCAGCGAGACTTCTTCGGCGCCCACACCTATAAGCGCATCGACCGCGAGGGCACGTTCCACACCGACTGGAGCGGCGACCGCACCGAGAGTGTGGCCGAAGACACCCACTGAGCTTTCGGTCGTGCCGCCGCGCGGCGTCGTCTCACCTGCAACACGGCGGGTGCCCGGAGTTCCACCACAGACTCCGGGCACCCTCTGACGCGGCACCGTGCAGAAGTCGGAGTCGGCGGGCCGACTATGCCGACATGACCCCTACCCCATTTGGACACCATCAGATATCCTATAGGCTTTGTTGCTCTGATGAAAGGCGTGTCGACGATGACCGCTCCCGAACCCCGCTATGACCCAGAATTGCTGGCACTCCTGATCGCGTCGGGGGACGCCCGGGAGTCGTTCACGCCTGAGGCGATCTTGACTCGACGCGCCGAGTGGATGCCCGCGCCGATCGACGATGTGCTCGCCGGTCGCCCGATCGAGCACGAGGAGCGCACGATAGCGGGATACGAAGGTGCGGACATCACCGTCTCCATCCTCCGGTCCACCCAAGACGACGCGCCTGGGCCAGGTTTCCTCCATGTCCACAGCGGCGGGATGATGATCGGCACGCGATTCTCGGGCATCGAGCAACTAGTCGATTGGGTGGAACTGTTTGGCGGAACCTGCGTCACCGTTGAGTACCGGCTCGCACCGGAGCATCAAGATCCCGTTCCGATCGAAGACAGCTATGCGGCGCTGCTGTACACCGCCGAGAACGCCAGCCAGCTCGGCATCGACCCGCACCGGCTCGTCGTGGCGGGCATGAGCGCCGGAGGAGGACTCGCAGCGGGGCTCGTTTTGCTCGCCCGCGACCGCAACGGCCCACCCCTGGCCGGCCAGATGCTGATGTGCCCCATGCTCGACGAACGCAACGACACCGAATCGAGCCACCAGTTCTCGCATCTCGGCCTGTGGGATCGCGAGAGCAACGACACCGGGTGGAACGCGCTGCTGGGCGATCGCCGGCACACCGATCAGGTCAGCATCTACGCGTCACCTGCGCTCGCGCCAGATCTCTCGGGCCTGCCACCAGCTTTCGTTGACGTCGGCTCGATGGAAGTCTTCCGCGACGAAGACATCGAGTACGCCCGGCGCATCGCCGCGGTCGGCGGCGATGTCGAGCTGCACGTGTGGCCGGGCGCTTTCCACGGCTTCGACTTCGCCTTTCCGCAGGCAACTCTCTCTCGCCGCGCGCTCGTGGCCCGCCGCGAGTGGCTAGCGCGCATCCTCGAGGCCTGAGGCCACCCGGCTCGCTCCGCACCCTATTCCGGCTCGCGGACCACGCTGCCGAGCGCCGACCGACCCTTGCCCAGCCGAAACGTGGTCACCAGACTCGACCGTCGACCCACAATCACCCCAATCACGATCGCGGCGACGAGAGGAATCGCGCCCGAGAGCATGAGCGCCGCCTGTGGCCCCAGACCATCAGAAAGCGCGCCCAAGAGAGGCCCTCCCAGCGCCTGGCCGCCCGCCACGACTGAGACGTAGAGCGAGACGATACGACCTCGCACCATCGGATTACATGACAGCTGAACGAGCGAGTCGGAAACAACCTCGTAGA
Coding sequences within:
- the gndA gene encoding NADP-dependent phosphogluconate dehydrogenase, which encodes MTSTAPAPTANIGVVGLAVMGSNLARNLASREGNTVAVYNRTWEKTETLLAEHPEAGFVPATDYKEFAAALQKPRTALIMVKAGRGTDAVIDELVQVFEPGDIIVDGGNALFTDTIRREKAVRETGINFVGAGISGGEEGALLGPSIMPGGSAEAWVTLKPILESIAAVAEGEPCVTHVGTDGAGHFVKMIHNGIEYADMQLIAEAYDLLRRVGGLSPAEIADVFAEWNTGELESYLIEITAEVLRQVDATTGQPLVDVILDQAGAKGTGAWTVQTALDLGVPVSGIAEAVFARSLSSKPAQRAAAQALPGGAENWTVSDRDAFIEDVRRALYASKIIAYSQGFDAIVAGAEEFGWEIKKGEIAKIWRAGCIIRARFLNRITEAYAADPALVALVTAPYFADAVSGSLPSWRRIVAGAALAGIPTPAFASSLSYFDGLRADRLPAALIQGQRDFFGAHTYKRIDREGTFHTDWSGDRTESVAEDTH
- a CDS encoding alpha/beta hydrolase; this translates as MTAPEPRYDPELLALLIASGDARESFTPEAILTRRAEWMPAPIDDVLAGRPIEHEERTIAGYEGADITVSILRSTQDDAPGPGFLHVHSGGMMIGTRFSGIEQLVDWVELFGGTCVTVEYRLAPEHQDPVPIEDSYAALLYTAENASQLGIDPHRLVVAGMSAGGGLAAGLVLLARDRNGPPLAGQMLMCPMLDERNDTESSHQFSHLGLWDRESNDTGWNALLGDRRHTDQVSIYASPALAPDLSGLPPAFVDVGSMEVFRDEDIEYARRIAAVGGDVELHVWPGAFHGFDFAFPQATLSRRALVARREWLARILEA